GGTTGTGGTAAAACCAGCCAGATACAGCGTACTCAAGAGTGGTTGGAAAGTCTCAACATTTCTGCAATTGTGACTCGCGAACCGGGAGGTACGGAGTTGGGTTTGCACCTGCGTCAATTATTATTAGAAGCAGAATCTACCTCGATTACAAATAAAACGGAGTTACTCTTGTATGCAGCCGATCGCTCTCAACACGTTGACCAAATTATTAAACCAGCCCTAGCCGAGGGAAAAGTAGTTTTGTGCGATCGCTACACTGACTCTACCATCGCTTATCAAGGTTGGGGACGTGGAATCAGTCTTGAAATGATAGAGCAACTCAATCTTTTAGCAACTGGTGGTCTACAAAGCAATTTGACCATCTTACTTGATATTGACCCAGAAATTTCTTTCAATCGAATCGTTGCCAAACGACAATTAGACCGAATGGAACAAGCAGATTTAGCTTTTCACCATCGCGTTCGTCAGGGTTTCTTGTCATTAGCTGAAAAATTTCCAGAAAGAAT
This genomic interval from Scytonema hofmannii PCC 7110 contains the following:
- the tmk gene encoding dTMP kinase, with translation MSGKFLVFEGVEGCGKTSQIQRTQEWLESLNISAIVTREPGGTELGLHLRQLLLEAESTSITNKTELLLYAADRSQHVDQIIKPALAEGKVVLCDRYTDSTIAYQGWGRGISLEMIEQLNLLATGGLQSNLTILLDIDPEISFNRIVAKRQLDRMEQADLAFHHRVRQGFLSLAEKFPERIVAIDANQNIDKVTADIQQLLISRR